The nucleotide sequence ACGATGATACACAACATCAAACCCAAGACCATAAAATAGCCGTAATGCCAATGTAGCTCGGGCATATTGTCAAAGTTCATGCCGTAGATGCCGGTGATGACGGTCAGCGGCATGAAGATGATGGTGATGACGGTTAGGACGCGCATTTGCTGGTTCATGCGGTTGGACTGGAAGGAAAGGTAGATGTCCATCATGCTCAACACCATGTCGCGCGAGGCGTCGAGCGATTCGAGAAGCTGCATGTTGTGGTCGTACACGTCGCGCAGATAGACGGTGGACTCGCCTTCGAAAATGGCAAAATCGCCGCGCACGGCAAGCTGATAGAACACGTCGCGCAAAGGTAAGAGCGTGCGGCGCAGGCGGACGGCGTCGCGCTTGAGGCGGTGGATTTTGCCGAGAATGTCGCTGTTTTCATTTTTAAACAGGGATTTGTCTATGGATTCGACGCGGTTGTTGTACTCTTCCAAGACGATGAAATAGTCGTCCACGATGCGGTCGAGCAGGCAATAGGCGAGGAAGGCTGTGTTTTTGCCGAGGATACCACGCGGGTTTTCGCTCATTTGACGGCGCAACTGGCTGAACAGTCCCAGCGGTTTTTGCTGGAACGACAACACGAAATCCTTGCCGATAATCAGATACACCTGGTCGGAATTCAGTTTGCCGGCGGCGGTGTAGTGATAAACTTGCGCGGCGATAAACAGATAATTGCCGTAGTCTTCGATTTTGGGGCGCTGTTTGCGGCTGAGGATGTCTTCGATGACCAGCTCGTGGATGCCGTAAGGTTCCAGCGCGTGTTTGAGGAGCGCGGCGTTGTTGATGCCGACAAAGTGCAGCCAGTTAATCTGCCCCGCTTGCGGACGGACGATGTCGGGCAGTTTTTTACCCGCGAGATAATCGTGCTGGGCAAACGTATCGGCGGAATAAAGCGTCTGGTGGATGGCGGAACGCGGCGCGTTGTCGGTATTGCTGCGTGGGACGGTTTGGTCTTGCGGGATTTCTGCGGGTATTGTCTCGGGAGCGGGTGGTGTGTTCATCATGATTGAAAAGGTATGTCTGAAGGTCGTCTGAAAACGGAATGTTTTTTCAGACGACCTTGGTTTTAAATTATTAGCATTGTAACAGAGTAGGGCAGGTACCAAGGTCGTCTGAAAATTCAAAGGCGGCGCATATTCAAAGCATGTCGTTTCGGGTATAGTATCGCTTATTGGTACACGGTTGTTTCCTTTGCAGGAAAAGATTTTGGAGCTGTAAAAATGTTTAAACGTCCTGAAGAAATCATTGTTTTGGTGCTGGCTGTTTTATGGGTGGTTTTGACGTATTTTCTGGCCGCATTTTGTGGGGCGGATGCTTATACGGTGATGTTGATCACCGGGCTGACTTTGATTTGGACGGCGGTATGTTTCCGCTTTTGGCAAAAGGGCTGGGAGCGCAACATTTGGCCTGTTTTTTTAGGATGTCTTGTTGCTTGCTGGTGGCCGATGTTGGATTGGCTTGCCGTCAAAGATATTATTGTGCCGAATTCTGAAGCAGCGGCGATTGTGGTTGCAAAACCTTGGTACGCAAACTGGATTTTCAAATCTTTTCTGGCTTTGCTGCCTGTCGTTGCCGGATATGCATTGAAATGGAAAAGATCGCGTCATGCCCGAAATTTGGTTGGTTAAGCATCCAATCACTTTGTAAAAACGCCGTTTGCCGAAACGGCGTTTTTTACTTCCGTCCGACTTGATTTTAGAGCGATTGCCCTTAACTACAAATCCAATAAAAATTTTGGATATTATTAATCAAAGGAATAACATGGCAGAAAAAAATTATTACGAAATATTGGGCGTCGCTAAAGATGCGGATGAAGCCGCTATTAAAAAAGCCTACCGCAAGCTGGTGCGCAAATACCATCCTGATGTGAGCAAAGAACCGGATGCCGTTGAGCGTACGGCGGAAATCAACCGTGCTTACGAGACGCTTTCCGATAAGGAAAAACGTGCCGAGTATGATGAAATGTTGGCAAACCCTTATGGCCGCAACGCAGGGGGCAATCCGTTCGGACAAGGCGGGAACCCGTTCGGCAACGGTTTTGACGGCGGAGGTTTCCGTTATGAGTACCGGGAAGGAGAGCCGTTCGGCGCGGGTGACTTTAATTTCGAAGACTTGTTTTCATCGTTCCGCCACGCCGGCTCACGTCCCGAGCAGCCGCGCGGTCCCGTCAAGGGAGAGGATCAACACGCCGAATTGAGCATTGATATTTATGCAGCCTATACCGGTGCGGAGCGCAGTCTAACTTTGAATGTGCCGACTTTGGACGAATACGGCCGTATGGTTTACCAAAGCAAAACCCTCAACGTCAAAATCCCCAAAGGCATCGCCGAAGGCCAGCAAATCCGTTTGGCAGGGCAGGGGTTGCCGGGCAGCAATGGCGGAGCGAACGGGGATTTGTACTTGAAAATCAAGTTCCACGACCGGCCGGACCTATACGTCAAAAACAGAAAAGACGTATATCAGACGATAGACGTCAAACCGTGGGAGGCAGTATTGGGTGGCAAAATCATCGTTCCTACTGCATCCGGCCGCTTACAGGTCAATCTGCCTGCCAACACTCAGAGCGGCAAAACCATCCGCCTTAAAGGCAAGGGTATTCCGGCAAAAGAGGCGGGAGACCTATACTTGAATATCCGCATCAATGTCCCTGTTGCGGAAAGTGAAGCCGACCGTGCCGCATGGGAGAAACTGGCAGAACATTTCGCTGCGAAACACGCATGAAAGAAAGGATAAACCATGACGCAATCCACCGACATCACATTGACTTTTGAAGAAATCATTGCTGTCAGCCATTGCCGCCGCGATTGGCTGTTGGAACTCATCGAGGAAGACATCATCAGCATAGGCGGCAAGCCCGAACAAACTACGTTCAGCGGTTTCCACCTTGCACGCATCCGCCGCGCACAGCGTCTGAGCCGTGATTTTGAGGCCGGCATCCCGGCGTTGGGCTTGATTATGCGGCTTTTAGATGAAGTGGAGGAGCTGAGGAAAGCACAGCGGCCATCGGTGTTACTGGAAGAGGAAGGATAATAAGGCGTTGTTATGTGTGAAGAAAGGTCGTCTGAAAACGAAACAGGTTTTCAGACGACCTTTTAAGTATGGCCAGATAACAAGGGTCTGGGACAAATCGAAATATAGCTTGGGCTTTATCTGAAAACTCCCAATACAATCAGAATCGACGTTGTACCGTCTGTTTATTTGCTGGATTTGATGGATTCCCACCTATGTCGGCATTGCGGTTTTATATTTACTTTTTCTCATATTTTTTGTACAACTTGGGTTTAATCTTATTTAAAGAGGTCGTCTGAAATGCCTGTCATGCTGATTGTCCGTCCGTCCGCGCGTGCGGGAGATGATATACGCACCTGTTCACAGGCTGGGTGGCGTGCGCGGGTGTTGAGTCCGGTTGAAATCGAGCCGGATGAAACGGCGTTACGTGGCTTGGAAGAACAGTTTTCCCGTGCGGACGCGGTGTTTTGGGTCAGTCCGACGGCGGTTGAAACCGCTGCGCCGTATGTGGATTTTTCAGACGACCTGAAGGTTCAGATTGCGGTCGGGCAGGCAAGCGGTCAGGCTTTGCAGCAGTGTGGCGCGAAAAATGTGTCTGTGCCGCAAGAAGGCAACGACAGCGAGGCAGTGTTGCGGCTGCCGGTTTGGGATAGTTTGCCTCAGGGCGCGCGCATATTGATTGTGCGCGGACGCGGCGGGCGCGATTTTTTGGCGGAGTCGTTAAAGAAAAAAGGCTTTGCGGTGGAAATCGCGGAAGTGTATTTCAGACGACCTAATGAATTGAATTGGCAGGATTTTGATGCCGAATCCATTGATGCCGCCTTTATCGCTTCGGGCGAACTGGTACGCGGGCTGTTTGCGCAGGTTCCGCCGCAATTTTCCCGATTCTTCGAATCCTTGTTATACTTCACCCATCATCCACGCATAGCCGACGCGCTTCGCGAGGCGGGTGCGCGCCACATACGGGTCGTCGCTTCTCTGAAAGCGGCACTTTCATCATTTCCTAAGGAGCAAACCGATGAGCCGGTCTGAAGACAATCCATCCGAAGCAAACGAAGCCGGTCGGCCGATTATCGTCGACAGTCAGGGCAACGCGGAGTCGTCTGAAACAGCGGCTCCAAAAAAGGCAAAACAGCCTAAAACCTCCGAATACTCAGGAACACACATGTCTGAATCTAAAAATCTTCCTCAAAACCAACCCGCCCCCGTCATCATCAAACAATCCGGCGGCAGAGGGCTGGCGGTAGGCGCGCTGGTGCTGGCGCTGCTGGGTTTGGGCGCAAGCGGCTTTTTGTTTGTGCAAGGACAAAATGTCTTGAAAAACCAAGAGCTTTCGTTTAACCAAAAGCTCGATAAAGCCGCCTTGGGCGAATCTGAAAACGCTTTACTCCTGAAAGACCATCTAAACCGCCAAACCGCCATCCAAGCCGAATTGGAGCGCTTGGGCAAAGCCCAAATGGCAAACAGCGAACAAATTCTGTTAATGCAAAAAGCGTATCAGGAGCTGACCAAAGGGCGCGTCAACTGGCTGGTTGACGAAGCGGAAACCATGTTGAACCTCGCCTCGCAGCAACTGCTCTTATCAGGCAATGTACAAGGCGCAGCGGCGGTATTGGAACACATCGATGGTCGCCTGAGCCGTTTCGACCAGCCCGAACTGCTGTCCATCAAACAAGCCGTCAGCCATGATTTGGCGGCATTGAAAAACCGTCCTTATGTCGATATTTCCGGCACGGCGTTGCGCCTTGATCGTTTGGAAACCGCCGTTTCCGGCCTGCCGCTGGTGTTGGACGGCGTATTGCAGCCGGGCGAGCAGGCGCAAAGCAACGGCGCATCTTCAGGCTCTTGGTGGCAAAATACTTGGGATAAATCTTTGGTTGCACTGAAAGGGCTGGTGGAAGTCCGCCGACTCGACAATAAAGACGCGATGCTGCTTTCGCCCGAACAGGCGTATTTCGTCCGCGAAAACCTGCGCCTGCGCCTTTTGGATGCGCGTACCGCGCTGATGCAGCACAACGGCGAGGTTTATCAAAGCGATTTGAACTACGTCGAAGCGGCGGTCAAACAATACTTTGACGGCAAATCGCCCGCAACACAGGCATGGCTGAAAGAGTTGTCCGAATTGAAAGCGCTGGATGTACGCATGATTTCAGACGACAGTTTGAAAGCCAGCCTCAGCGCAATCCGCGCCTATCAAGACGGTACGCGCACTCCGGTTGCGCTGCCCGAACCCGTAACAACCGCCGCGTCCGCGCCCCTGCCCTCCGCCGCGTCCGAAGCTGCCGCTCCTCAAACCGCCTCGCAGGTGAATGAAACTGCTTCCGCACCGAAAACCGCACCGGCTCCAAGGGCTCCCCATCCTGCCAAAGCAAGACCCGCCCCTGCCGCCCAAACAGACGCGAAGCCTTTAGAAGCTCCGGCGCTGCCTTCCGAGGCCAAACCGCAAAACATTTCCAAGCCGGAAAAGAAAGCGGCTCCTGAGAAACAAAGCCATCCTGCCGCCGATGCTGAGACCAAAGGAGGCCGTGCATGAAAGCCGTCGTCTGGATTGTCGTTTTATTTGCTGCCGCAGTCGGTATCGTCCTAACTTCCGGTATTTACACGGGTAATGTCTATATCGTCGTCGGACAGGTCATGATGCGGGTCAACCTGCACGCCTTTATCTTAGGGCTGGTCCTGTTTGTCGTTACCCTGTATTTCCTAATCAAATTCATCGTCGGCCTGATGAACATCCCCGCCCGTATGCAGCGTTTCGGCACGGCGCGCAAAGGCCGTCAGGCAGCCGTCGCTTTGAACAGCGCAGGTTTGGCGTTTTTTGAAGGCCGCTTTGAAAAAGCGGAGCAGGAAGCCGCCAAAGTATTGGAAAACAAAGAAGCCGGCGACAACCGCAACCTCGCGTTGATGCTGGGCGCGCACGCCGCCGACCAAATGGAAAACTTCGAACTGCGCGACCACTACCTGAAAGACATTGAAAAACTGCCGAACAAACAGCAGCTTTCCCGCTATCTGTTGTTGGCAGAGTCCGCACTCGGCCGCCGCGATTATCCGACCGCCCTGGAAAATCTGAACGCCGCCGCGCGTATCCATCCCAACCTTTCCCGCCTCGCCCGCCTGCAACTGCGTTATGCCTTTGACCACGGCGATGCAGAAGATGTGTTGGCGAAATCCGAAAAATTGATGAAAGTCGGCGCGATTAACGATTTTGAAGCGGAACAATACCAAAGCTGGGCATACCGCCGCCTGTTGGCGGAAGCATCAGACGCAGCCAGTCTGAAAATCTGTCTGAAGCGCATTCCCGAAGCACTCAAAGCGGACGAATTGTGTGTCGCCATTGCCGAAAAATACGAGCGTCTCGGACTCTATACCGAAGCCGTCAAATGGGTGCGCCAATACTACCCGCAAAACCGCCGCCCCGAACTTTTGGAAGCCTTCGTCGAAAGCGTCCGCTTCTTCAACGAACGCGGCCAGCAAAAAGCCATCGACCTTGCCGATTCTTGGCTGAAAGACAAACCCGACGACGCGCCGCTCTTGATGTACCTCGGACAGCTTGCCTATGGCCGCAGCCTGTGGGGCAAGGCGCAAAGTTACCTCGAAGCCAGCATCGCCCTGCAACCGAGCATCGCCGCCCGCCTCATGCTGGCGCGCGTACTCGACGAAACCGGACAACCGCAAAAAGCTCAGGAACAGCGGAAATTGGTTTTGGAAGCCGTCTCCGATGACGAACGCCACGCAGCGTTGGAGCAGCATAGCTGAGTTTGGGAAACATCTTTATCTATCTCCTTTTCAGACGACCTTTCATTGCGGAAACCGCCGCAAAGGTCGTCTGAAAACCGTTTTCCTTCCCCGTTTTACAAACAAACCGAAAGCCCCACATGACCTCTTTGAAAAACGACACCTTTCTCCGCGCCCTGCTCAAACAGCCCGTCGAATACACACCGATTTGGATGATGCGTCAGGCGGGGCGTTATCTGCCCGAATACAAAGCCACACGCGCGAAAGCGGGCAGCTTCCTCGATTTGTGTAAAAACACCGAATTGGCGACCGAAGTCACCATCCAGCCCTTAGACCGCTTCGATTTGGACGCGGCGATTCTGTTCTCCGACATCCTGACCGTCCCCGACGCAATGGGCTTGGGTCTGTATTTTGCCGAAGGCGAAGGCCCGAAATTCGAACGCGCCTTGCAACACGAAGCCGACATTGCCAAGCTGCAAGTTCCCGATATGGAAAAACTGCAATACGTCTTTGACGCCGTCGGCTCCATCCGCAAAGCATTGGACGGCCGCGTACCGCTTATCGGTTTCTCCGGCAGCCCGTTCACGCTCGCCTGCTATATGGTCGAAGGCGGCAGCAGCAAAGAATTCCGCACCATCAAAACCATGATGTACTCGCGTCCCGATTTGCTGCACAAAATCCTCGACACCAACGCCCAAGCCGTTACCGCCTACCTCAACGCCCAAATCGACGCGGGCGCGCAGGCCGTGCAGATTTTCGACACTTGGGGCGGCGTCCTGAGCGATGCGGCGTTTAAAGAATTCAGCCTCAAATACATCCGCCAAATCGTTGCTGGTTTGAAACGCGAAAGCGAAGGCAGACGCGTTCCCGTTATCGTGTTTGCCAAAGGCGGCGGGCTGTGGCTGGAGGGCATGGCGGAAATCGGCGCAGACGCATTGGGCTTGGACTGGACGTGCAACATCGGCGAAGCACGCCGCCGCGTCGGCAACCAAGTCGCCCTGCAAGGCAACTTCGACCCGTTTGCCCTCTTTGGCACGCCTGAATCCATCCGCACCGAAGTCGCGCGCATCCTAGCCGACTACGGAAACGGCAGCGGCCATGTCTTCAACCTCGGACACGGCATCAACCAACACGCCGACCCCGAACACGCCAAAATCTTAGTCGATACCGTACACGAACTGTCGCGCCAATATCACGCTTGATTGAGCGTGTAACGTAAAAGGTCGTCTGAAAAATCGCCATACTCGTTTTTCAGACGACCTTTGTATATACTCATCATCTGAACCTTACCGCCTCAAACCAGTCAGACTCAAAAATATAGTGGATTAACTTTAAACCAGTACGGCGTTGCCTCGCCTTAGCTCAAAGAGAACGATTCTCTAAGGTGCTGAAGCACCAAGTGAATCGGTTCCGTACTATCTGTACTGTCTGCGGCTTCGTCGCTTTGTCCTGATTTAGTTAATCCACTATACATCCGCTCCCGACATTCCTCTACCGCCTATCGAACATGACTTTTCTAAAAGACATCACCTGGACAGAAATCTTCATTTTCGCCCACACCTGCGCCGCGCTCGGCTGCGTCTTGCGCGTGTTGTACAAACAAAAAAACATTGGCTCCACGTTTGCCTGGCTGATTATCCTCTTCCTTTTCCCTGTCTTCGGCACCATTGCCTACCTGCTTATCGGCGAGCCGCGGCTCGGCACGGCGCGGGCAAAGCGTACGGACGAGATGAACCGTTTTTATCAAGGTTTCGTCGAAACTTACCTGTCTAACCTTTACCTTGATATCGGCGACAAAGTCAAATCCCGTTATCACGGCATCAGCAAAGTCGCTGCGAGCGGAACGGGACTTGGCGCGACGCGCAACAACGCCATGACGCTGCTGTCCACCACCGATGAAATCATCGACACCATGCTTGCCGACATCCGCGCCGCCCGCCATTCCTGCATGCTCGCCTTCTACATCATCGAACCCGAAGGCAGGATAGAAGAACTGTTAAACGAACTCCTCGCCGCCGCCGACAGAGGTTTGGATTGCGCCATCCTCGCCGACGCCGTCGGCAGCAGCCGCTTTTTCGACAGCGGCTGGGTAGAAACCCTGCGCGAAGCCGGCGTAGAAGTCCACGCCTCATTGCCCGTCGGCGTCTGGCGCACCTTCTTCACCCGCACCGACCTGCGCAACCACCGCAAAATCCTCGTCATCGACAGCAAAATCGGCTACACCGGCAGCTTCAACCTCGTCGATCCCCGCTTCTTCAAAAAAGATTCAGGCGTCGGCGAATGGGTGGACGTCATGATGCGCTGCACCGGCCCGCTGGTACTCGAACTCTCCGCCGTCTTCTTTGCCGACCTCGCCGTCGAAACAGACGAAAACCTCGAAGGCGTACAGCAATATCTGACACAGGCACAAGAGCGCATTCCCGAAATCCTTCCCGAAAAAATGCAGCAGGGCGACATCGTTGCCCAAGTCATCCCCTCCGCGCCAGAACAAGGCAGCCACGTCATTTACGAAACCATCATCAGCGCGATTTACGCCGCCACCAAACAAATCACCATCACCACCCCCTATTTCGTCCCCGACGAACCCCTCCTGATGGCATTGACCATCGCCGCCAAACGCGGAGTCAAAGTTACCCTGATCCTGCCTGCCAAAGTCGATTCCCTCATGGTACGCTACGCCTCCCGCGCCTACTACCCCATGCTGCTCGACGCAGGCGTCAAAATCGCCATGTTCGAAGGCGGGCTGCTACACGCCAAAACCATGACCATAGACGAAGACTACGTCCTCTTCGGCACGGTCAACATGGACATGCGCAGCTTCTTCCTCAACCTCGAAATCAGCCTCGCCATCTACGACCGCGACATCACCAAACAAATCTGCAACCTCCAACGCGACTACCTCAAAAACAGCAGCTACATCACCGTCAAAGCATGGCAGCAACGCTCCAAATTCCGCGGGCTGATAGAAAATACCGTCCGCCTGATGAGTCCGCTGTTATAGGCAGGCTTACCGTTCGTACAAAACCAAAGGTCGTCTGAAAAGCTTGGAACCTTTTTCAGACGACCCTTTTGTTTGGATATAGTGGATTAAATTTAAATCAGGACAAGGCGACGAAGCCGCAGATAGTACAGATAGTACGGAACCGATTCACTTGGTGCTTCAGCACCTTAGAGAATCGTTCTCTTTGAGCTAAGGCGAGGCAACGCCGTACTGGTTTAAAGTTAATCCACTATAACAGTTGTCAGCCCAAAGACAGATGGATAATATAAACCGAATATTTTTCATCTCGCCCGCGCCCCGTAAACGAATATTCCCGGGCTTGGTGCTTGTAAAATTTGAGTCAAGAGGCAAAAAAAATGAAAAAGAATTGGAACCAAATACTTGAATCAGCGCAACCCGTGGTTGATTTTTTGTCGTCAGACAGTTTCTTTTCCCGTCCTTATGATGGAGATCGTGAAAGATTTATCGTTACCGCCTCTCCAACAAATTTACTTGTAACTCAGCACCAAATGTTAGAGCATGTTAAAACTGCTAAATAATTAACACGGGATTATTGATATGAATATAACAGGAATAGAATACTTTGTTGTCTCAAATAAAAAACCTGATATTGTTTTGAATGGTTTCAATAAAGCAATAGCTGAGCTATGGCCAAATTGCATTATTTATGAGGATGACAAACTATTTGATGGCAGTTTTTTTTATGGGTATGTTAAAGATCATGAAATGGAGAATTTCTCAGAAGAGAATGCTTATAAACTCGATCAACATGGAGAAGGCCAAATATCATTGGCATGCCAGTACTATCGTTCATTAAGAATGAATACAATGGCAGATTATGCGTATTATGATGGATATGAAGACCTATATGATGACTGTCCTAAAGACAGTATCTTGAGAAAGAATATTTTTATACTTCATGAAATGTATTACTACACTCTTATATTACCGGATACACATGAACATCCTTTTAGCAGAAAAATAATTAATATTTTAGAGGAAATTCTTTTATAAGAATCTGAAATATAATTCAATTAACCAAGAATATAGAGATGATTTTTAAAAATTTTGAAGAGTTTGAATCGAAGTTAGATAACCTATATGATAATGAACAATACGACATAGCCGATAGAAGCATGGAAAATCAGATAGATAATATTTGCAAACTATCTTCCTTTGAGGAAATTGATCAGTATCTATGGTTTTATGCTTCTGTCGCCGGAGATTGCGAATCTTTCGGTAGATTTCAGAAATTATGTAGAAAATTAGTGTCTTTAAACAAGATAAAATCGAGTGATTTAGCCAAATATGAAGAAAAATGTCCTGTTAACAGGTGGTTTTAGTTAAGGATAGATCGGCTCAAAACCTAACATTTAAAAAGGTCGTCTGAAAAGCTTGAAATCCGTTTCAGACGACCTTTATCAAAAACAACCCTATCGCTACAACTTAAAACCGCTTTCAAACATCCGTGCCTGTCCGCTGACAGGATCGGTAAACTCAATTCGTTTTGCCAAAAGTTTTAAAGGTTTCCCATAATCCTCATCACCCGCCGCAGACGGAACGGGATAAAGCGCATCGTTCATCAGCGGCATGCCCAGGCTCATCATATGCACGCGCAGTTGGTGTTTCTTCCCTGTATGCGGCGTAAGGCGGTAGAGGCTGAACGCGCCGCGGTTTTCGATAAGCTCGATTGTTGTGTGCGCGTTCGGCTCACCTTCCACTTCAAGTGTCGTAAAAAACTTTTCCCCACGCACCATGCGTGAAGAAACATTTAGCGGATAAGCCAAATCCGTCCGCGTCGGCGCGATTGCCTCATAAGTTTTGCAGACAGTTTTATTTTGGAACATGGTTTGATAATCTCGGCGTGTGGCAGGATTGTGCGACAGTAGCATGACCCCTGCCGTATCCTTATCCAAGCGGTGAATCGGCGTAATGTCCGCTACATTCAAATGCTGCAATTCCGGCCGCAGGCGCAGGCGGGTCAGCAGCGTTTCACGCAAAAAACGCCCGCTGGGGATGACGGGTAGAAAATGCGGTTTATCAACCACAATAAGATGCTCATCAACAAACAGAATCTTCTCTTCAAACGGAATCCGCGGTTCGCTATCTCTGCTGGTTTCACGGTAATAAAACATCATCTTGCCCGCTTCAAACACCGTATGCTCGTTAAACGGTGCCCCGTCCGCACCTACCACAAAACCGCTGTTCAGCCGCCTGCGCCAATTTTCTTCACCGACAAAAGGAAAACGTGTGCAGAGAAAATGCAGGAGCGGCAGGCCGTAAAACTCTTTTTCATGCGGCAGCACCAAATAGCTGGGCTTTACACCGTTTAAAAGGGGGAGGGGATTAGAAGGTTTTTTCATGTGGCGGATTGCTTATAGAAAAAATTGTCTGAAAATGATTGAATGGTTCTGTAATTGATAAACTCAACTGTCTAAACGGCTTTAAGCTTTTAATTTGGATTTTGTCATCATTTATTTTAAAAAATTTACAAAAAAAATTGTTGACAATAAATATTTGAGAAATTAATTTTTGAAAAAATATGGTGAGAAATAGAGAAAGACATGAAAAATATTTTAATCCCAATTTTTCCCTTGTGCCGTCTGTTGCTTTAGCTGAACTTCCTTTAAATTTAGAGTCATTGTAGATTGATAGGGGAAAGGTCAAATCATGATATGCTGTCAGTTATGTATAGTGGATTAAATTTAAATCAGGACAAGGCGACGAAGCCGCAGACAGTACAGATAGTACGGCAAGGCGAGGCAACGCCGTACTGGTTTAAAGTTAATCCACTATAAGTAGTGAAAGTCGGCATTCGGAATTATCTTCTACTATCTATATCCAAAAAGGCTCAGCAAGTTTTATTTCCATTCCAGCTGAACTTCGAAAAAATAATCGAAATACGAATATGGGTTTGAGTATGGTAGGCATACGTTATGTCATAAGCGAAAAGGCAGAATTGTATGATAACGTCAGTTATTTATGGGTGGAAAGCCGTAATTTAAATGGTATGCTAAAAATAAAGCCAAGGATAAGAGCCTATCAAATATCAATTAGGGATTAATTATAATGCTGTTTAGGACGGTAAAAATCCGGCTTTATTAAATCATTTGTTGGCTGTTGGCAGAGTTGTAGAAGGAGCTGTCGGTGGATATGCACCATCATATTGATCCGAACCTTCTCCATCAAGAAAGCAGCCGCTGACTCCTAGTTGAATGGTGATGCGAAATGTCAAATTTTTACATAACATTTGCTTTGATGATTGCATTCAATATTATTTTACGCA is from Neisseria sicca and encodes:
- the corA gene encoding magnesium/cobalt transporter CorA: MMNTPPAPETIPAEIPQDQTVPRSNTDNAPRSAIHQTLYSADTFAQHDYLAGKKLPDIVRPQAGQINWLHFVGINNAALLKHALEPYGIHELVIEDILSRKQRPKIEDYGNYLFIAAQVYHYTAAGKLNSDQVYLIIGKDFVLSFQQKPLGLFSQLRRQMSENPRGILGKNTAFLAYCLLDRIVDDYFIVLEEYNNRVESIDKSLFKNENSDILGKIHRLKRDAVRLRRTLLPLRDVFYQLAVRGDFAIFEGESTVYLRDVYDHNMQLLESLDASRDMVLSMMDIYLSFQSNRMNQQMRVLTVITIIFMPLTVITGIYGMNFDNMPELHWHYGYFMVLGLMLCIIVGLLIFFSRRKWL
- a CDS encoding DnaJ C-terminal domain-containing protein yields the protein MAEKNYYEILGVAKDADEAAIKKAYRKLVRKYHPDVSKEPDAVERTAEINRAYETLSDKEKRAEYDEMLANPYGRNAGGNPFGQGGNPFGNGFDGGGFRYEYREGEPFGAGDFNFEDLFSSFRHAGSRPEQPRGPVKGEDQHAELSIDIYAAYTGAERSLTLNVPTLDEYGRMVYQSKTLNVKIPKGIAEGQQIRLAGQGLPGSNGGANGDLYLKIKFHDRPDLYVKNRKDVYQTIDVKPWEAVLGGKIIVPTASGRLQVNLPANTQSGKTIRLKGKGIPAKEAGDLYLNIRINVPVAESEADRAAWEKLAEHFAAKHA
- a CDS encoding chaperone modulator CbpM; this translates as MTQSTDITLTFEEIIAVSHCRRDWLLELIEEDIISIGGKPEQTTFSGFHLARIRRAQRLSRDFEAGIPALGLIMRLLDEVEELRKAQRPSVLLEEEG
- a CDS encoding uroporphyrinogen-III synthase produces the protein MPVMLIVRPSARAGDDIRTCSQAGWRARVLSPVEIEPDETALRGLEEQFSRADAVFWVSPTAVETAAPYVDFSDDLKVQIAVGQASGQALQQCGAKNVSVPQEGNDSEAVLRLPVWDSLPQGARILIVRGRGGRDFLAESLKKKGFAVEIAEVYFRRPNELNWQDFDAESIDAAFIASGELVRGLFAQVPPQFSRFFESLLYFTHHPRIADALREAGARHIRVVASLKAALSSFPKEQTDEPV
- a CDS encoding uroporphyrinogen-III C-methyltransferase, giving the protein MSRSEDNPSEANEAGRPIIVDSQGNAESSETAAPKKAKQPKTSEYSGTHMSESKNLPQNQPAPVIIKQSGGRGLAVGALVLALLGLGASGFLFVQGQNVLKNQELSFNQKLDKAALGESENALLLKDHLNRQTAIQAELERLGKAQMANSEQILLMQKAYQELTKGRVNWLVDEAETMLNLASQQLLLSGNVQGAAAVLEHIDGRLSRFDQPELLSIKQAVSHDLAALKNRPYVDISGTALRLDRLETAVSGLPLVLDGVLQPGEQAQSNGASSGSWWQNTWDKSLVALKGLVEVRRLDNKDAMLLSPEQAYFVRENLRLRLLDARTALMQHNGEVYQSDLNYVEAAVKQYFDGKSPATQAWLKELSELKALDVRMISDDSLKASLSAIRAYQDGTRTPVALPEPVTTAASAPLPSAASEAAAPQTASQVNETASAPKTAPAPRAPHPAKARPAPAAQTDAKPLEAPALPSEAKPQNISKPEKKAAPEKQSHPAADAETKGGRA
- a CDS encoding heme biosynthesis protein HemY, whose amino-acid sequence is MKAVVWIVVLFAAAVGIVLTSGIYTGNVYIVVGQVMMRVNLHAFILGLVLFVVTLYFLIKFIVGLMNIPARMQRFGTARKGRQAAVALNSAGLAFFEGRFEKAEQEAAKVLENKEAGDNRNLALMLGAHAADQMENFELRDHYLKDIEKLPNKQQLSRYLLLAESALGRRDYPTALENLNAAARIHPNLSRLARLQLRYAFDHGDAEDVLAKSEKLMKVGAINDFEAEQYQSWAYRRLLAEASDAASLKICLKRIPEALKADELCVAIAEKYERLGLYTEAVKWVRQYYPQNRRPELLEAFVESVRFFNERGQQKAIDLADSWLKDKPDDAPLLMYLGQLAYGRSLWGKAQSYLEASIALQPSIAARLMLARVLDETGQPQKAQEQRKLVLEAVSDDERHAALEQHS
- the hemE gene encoding uroporphyrinogen decarboxylase; the protein is MTSLKNDTFLRALLKQPVEYTPIWMMRQAGRYLPEYKATRAKAGSFLDLCKNTELATEVTIQPLDRFDLDAAILFSDILTVPDAMGLGLYFAEGEGPKFERALQHEADIAKLQVPDMEKLQYVFDAVGSIRKALDGRVPLIGFSGSPFTLACYMVEGGSSKEFRTIKTMMYSRPDLLHKILDTNAQAVTAYLNAQIDAGAQAVQIFDTWGGVLSDAAFKEFSLKYIRQIVAGLKRESEGRRVPVIVFAKGGGLWLEGMAEIGADALGLDWTCNIGEARRRVGNQVALQGNFDPFALFGTPESIRTEVARILADYGNGSGHVFNLGHGINQHADPEHAKILVDTVHELSRQYHA